From the Paenibacillus sp. FSL H8-0548 genome, one window contains:
- a CDS encoding AraC family transcriptional regulator, translating into MRQKWSIWPKTGMLRGEYFRRSLVLVLIITSIPSFIIAVSNYMIGVNQIEKQVFKTHALRIEQFSDMMNSQFDQISLLMSRWSNNPMFGTYLENYDFLSHVSEIQELMQTMTVVGGSSLLVSDAYLFLSEQQALLSADGIEYLNESSMKAYQASLDSKSGLFLYYKLPINNKGNRSPVSIVFKLPWHSQNPFGAFVLTISPAEMNRNIAYLQAGEKGTSFLLQSSGEFVLEPAAIEAELSAALRQYLLANSQTEKTFPFQWKGDAYIVSLGNVSLAGWTYVTATPLSELTRPVAVSSRWILACSLGGLLIALLLSWYASLRLYKPIGRLLALLGADRSNTQAAVKHEMAFIEQKWMTVTNETRTLKERLQQAVPSLREGFLLQLVQGHLYASNEASLRLRMESLGWQTDNRQFSLLIIQLSGLAENRSNFKEDDRQLISFAAGNISEELAVNHNIEAHLINFQDMSVGLLCTASIDSSAKDRRELLYDLSQELISTLSSVLRLHVTVIICRWTEKIGHIPELLEQTRHAISYRELQETHQIIDMEDKNPMQTDSIQYPFVQEKELLHVMRLGLTEETELRFTEYMVELERISMREMAVRQALLQLLGSVRHMLIELGFVQHPLFKEGNVYGDLLGLPDVSAMRSWFRDKIIGPYLDEFNKAQNIGARRIVEEASLLLNKEYMRDIALEECAERCRTSPYMLSRSFKQVTGINYVDYIMRLRIDKAKELISSTPMKISEIAEAVGYQHSYFNKIFKGETGMTPTEYRKKFSNYE; encoded by the coding sequence TTGAGACAGAAATGGTCTATTTGGCCTAAAACAGGAATGCTGCGAGGAGAATACTTCCGAAGGAGCCTGGTGCTCGTACTTATCATTACAAGTATTCCATCCTTTATTATAGCAGTTAGCAATTATATGATTGGCGTTAATCAAATTGAGAAGCAGGTGTTCAAGACGCATGCGCTTCGCATCGAGCAATTCTCTGATATGATGAACAGCCAGTTCGATCAAATCTCCTTGCTGATGAGCAGATGGTCTAATAATCCAATGTTCGGCACTTATTTGGAAAACTATGATTTTCTAAGCCATGTCAGCGAGATACAGGAGCTTATGCAAACGATGACCGTTGTTGGCGGGTCTAGCTTATTAGTGAGTGACGCTTATTTATTTTTAAGCGAACAGCAGGCGCTTTTATCAGCTGACGGCATTGAATACTTGAATGAATCCAGTATGAAGGCATATCAAGCCAGCTTGGACAGCAAATCAGGTTTATTTCTGTATTATAAGCTGCCGATCAATAACAAGGGAAACCGTTCACCGGTATCGATTGTATTTAAGCTGCCTTGGCATTCTCAAAATCCGTTCGGCGCTTTTGTACTTACGATCAGTCCGGCTGAAATGAATAGAAATATCGCTTATTTGCAGGCTGGGGAGAAGGGGACCTCTTTCCTGCTTCAAAGCTCAGGAGAATTTGTGCTGGAGCCGGCGGCTATTGAAGCGGAGTTGTCGGCTGCATTAAGACAGTATCTGCTTGCCAATAGCCAAACAGAAAAAACCTTTCCGTTTCAGTGGAAGGGTGATGCGTATATCGTATCGCTCGGCAATGTGTCGCTTGCAGGCTGGACCTATGTAACAGCAACGCCGCTATCCGAGCTGACTAGGCCGGTGGCCGTATCCTCTCGGTGGATTTTAGCATGCAGTCTGGGAGGCTTATTGATCGCTTTATTACTGTCATGGTACGCATCACTACGCCTATATAAACCAATTGGCCGTTTACTCGCGCTGCTTGGAGCAGATCGAAGCAATACTCAAGCTGCTGTCAAGCATGAGATGGCGTTCATAGAGCAGAAGTGGATGACGGTCACAAATGAAACGAGAACCTTAAAGGAGAGGCTGCAGCAAGCTGTTCCATCCTTGCGTGAGGGCTTTCTGCTCCAGCTTGTTCAAGGACATTTGTATGCTAGCAATGAAGCGAGTCTGCGCCTAAGAATGGAAAGCCTGGGCTGGCAAACGGACAATAGGCAGTTCTCGCTGTTGATCATTCAGCTGTCTGGTCTTGCTGAGAATAGATCGAATTTCAAAGAGGATGATCGTCAGTTGATTTCCTTTGCAGCCGGAAATATCTCAGAGGAGCTGGCAGTAAACCACAATATCGAAGCGCATTTAATTAACTTTCAAGATATGTCTGTTGGTTTATTGTGTACGGCAAGCATAGATAGCAGCGCCAAGGACAGGCGAGAATTACTTTATGATTTGTCGCAGGAGCTCATATCCACTTTATCCAGCGTGCTCCGGCTGCATGTGACTGTTATTATTTGCAGGTGGACAGAGAAAATTGGCCATATTCCAGAATTATTGGAGCAAACGCGTCATGCAATAAGCTATCGTGAGCTTCAGGAAACTCATCAAATCATTGATATGGAAGACAAAAATCCGATGCAAACGGATAGTATCCAATATCCATTTGTTCAGGAGAAGGAACTGCTGCATGTGATGCGGCTCGGTCTAACAGAGGAAACGGAGCTTCGTTTCACGGAATACATGGTCGAGCTTGAACGGATCAGCATGCGAGAGATGGCTGTTCGTCAAGCGCTGCTTCAACTGCTTGGCAGTGTACGTCATATGCTGATTGAGCTTGGTTTTGTGCAGCATCCTTTATTTAAGGAAGGCAATGTTTACGGTGATTTGTTAGGGCTTCCCGATGTTTCGGCCATGCGCTCTTGGTTTAGAGACAAAATTATTGGACCTTATCTTGATGAGTTCAATAAAGCTCAGAACATCGGTGCACGGCGAATTGTAGAGGAAGCTTCCCTGCTGCTGAACAAGGAATATATGCGAGATATCGCGTTGGAGGAATGTGCAGAGCGATGCCGAACAAGTCCTTATATGCTGAGCAGATCGTTCAAACAGGTGACCGGAATTAATTATGTGGATTATATTATGAGGCTAAGGATCGACAAGGCAAAGGAGCTTATTTCCTCCACACCCATGAAGATTAGTGAAATCGCAGAGGCGGTTGGCTACCAGCATTCGTATTTTAATAAAATTTTTAAAGGTGAGACAGGAATGACACCAACAGAATACAGAAAAAAATTCAGTAACTATGAATAG
- a CDS encoding sugar ABC transporter permease, which produces MSLRIRLKNKLLSEGKLLRRDLFLYLLVFPGLLYFLVFKYIPMWGVLIAFQNYSPYLGFLHSEWVGLEHFQRLFSNAEFYRIFRNTMAINLLSLIFFFPLPIILSLMMNELRLQWFKKTIQSIVYLPHFLSWVVIVGMSFLMLSQSEGVINQLLVAFGFEKIDFLTNPDYFWLLLTLQSIWKEVGWGTVLFLAAIASVDTQQYEAAKLDGAGRLRQMWHVTLPAIRNVIIILLILRIGHIMDVGFEQVYLMMNGAVSEVAEVFDTYVYRVGILQAQFSYSTAVGLFKSVIGVALVVFANWLAKKFGEDGVY; this is translated from the coding sequence ATGAGCTTGCGGATTCGATTAAAAAACAAACTATTGTCTGAAGGCAAGCTTCTCAGAAGAGATTTGTTTCTATATCTATTAGTATTTCCCGGGCTATTGTATTTCCTTGTATTTAAGTACATACCCATGTGGGGCGTACTCATTGCCTTTCAGAACTATTCGCCTTACTTAGGCTTTTTGCACAGTGAGTGGGTCGGGCTTGAGCATTTCCAACGATTGTTTTCGAATGCTGAATTTTACAGAATATTCAGAAACACGATGGCTATTAATCTGCTGAGCCTTATATTCTTCTTTCCACTACCGATTATTCTCTCTTTAATGATGAATGAATTGAGGCTGCAATGGTTTAAGAAAACGATTCAATCCATCGTGTATTTGCCACATTTTCTATCGTGGGTTGTTATTGTGGGAATGAGCTTTTTGATGCTTTCCCAATCGGAGGGGGTCATTAACCAGCTGCTCGTCGCGTTCGGATTTGAAAAAATCGATTTTCTTACGAATCCTGATTATTTTTGGCTGCTGTTAACTCTTCAATCGATCTGGAAAGAGGTCGGTTGGGGGACGGTGCTCTTCCTTGCTGCAATTGCGAGTGTCGATACGCAGCAGTATGAAGCGGCAAAGCTGGACGGAGCAGGCAGACTGCGCCAGATGTGGCATGTAACGCTGCCGGCTATTCGAAATGTCATTATCATTCTTCTTATTTTGAGAATCGGGCACATCATGGATGTTGGCTTCGAGCAGGTGTACTTAATGATGAATGGAGCCGTATCAGAGGTGGCTGAGGTTTTCGATACGTATGTTTACCGTGTCGGCATATTGCAGGCGCAGTTTAGCTATAGTACGGCTGTTGGTTTGTTCAAGTCGGTGATCGGCGTAGCTTTAGTCGTTTTTGCGAACTGGCTTGCGAAAAAATTTGGAGAGGACGGTGTTTATTGA
- a CDS encoding extracellular solute-binding protein: MTRKKARLGWFTAILAITVLIVGCGGNNDAVNKGAAGAESEQGPTDISVLTIYYQKEPPAPDNRILKEVEKRTNTKLDVTWVTPNNFNEKVNVTLASGQLPDLMLVTDTGNAAFQNMAKQGAFWDLGEMIKDYPNLMKFPDITFTNNLVEGKLYGVPRVRPTEGNAQPLIRTDWLEKLNLAVPTTMDELYAVMKAFKENAPDGQKGTVGLSGYVNQSDMGQFTFVQEAFTGTGGKYKVVDGKLVDTTFDPSMRKSLEWLNNAYEEGLIPQDFALLKHDQAKDMVYAGKAGIFPDKPNQIPTMVKELQAAGKADADLEWTPYLESENGKYASKGTGHFGMFVIMKSVKEEKVRKLLEFLDYGASDEGHELAAYGIEGEDFTKDGDNYVLTESASNDLSFQFMQNIFMKYDKYGNLGTGIAAEKLKHERGLIDQAAEVSVSNPASGLITETGSKLGSDYDKRIQDLKTKIIMSKAALEDWDKLVAELQTDPNYQKIITEINEAYQARNSAQ, encoded by the coding sequence ATGACTAGAAAGAAAGCTAGGTTGGGTTGGTTTACAGCTATTTTGGCAATAACGGTTCTGATTGTAGGCTGCGGAGGCAATAACGATGCAGTGAACAAAGGTGCCGCAGGTGCAGAATCGGAACAAGGTCCAACGGACATCAGTGTGTTGACGATTTATTATCAGAAGGAGCCGCCAGCACCAGACAACCGGATATTGAAGGAAGTAGAGAAACGGACCAATACGAAGCTGGATGTTACTTGGGTAACACCTAACAACTTTAATGAGAAAGTCAACGTGACACTTGCTTCTGGGCAGCTTCCAGATTTGATGCTTGTAACGGATACAGGAAATGCTGCATTCCAAAACATGGCTAAGCAAGGCGCGTTTTGGGACCTTGGTGAGATGATTAAGGACTATCCTAATTTAATGAAATTTCCTGATATTACTTTTACAAATAACTTAGTTGAGGGTAAACTTTACGGGGTGCCGCGCGTAAGACCAACAGAGGGGAACGCCCAGCCGCTTATTCGTACGGATTGGCTCGAGAAGCTGAACCTTGCTGTGCCGACAACGATGGACGAGCTGTATGCGGTTATGAAAGCATTCAAAGAAAATGCGCCTGATGGACAAAAGGGTACCGTGGGCTTGTCAGGTTACGTGAATCAATCGGATATGGGCCAATTCACCTTTGTTCAAGAAGCATTCACTGGGACAGGCGGTAAATATAAAGTTGTTGACGGGAAGCTTGTGGATACTACATTTGATCCGTCGATGAGGAAATCACTGGAATGGCTGAACAATGCTTACGAAGAGGGCTTGATTCCTCAGGATTTTGCACTTCTTAAGCATGATCAAGCGAAGGATATGGTGTATGCGGGCAAGGCAGGTATTTTTCCAGATAAGCCGAACCAAATTCCAACGATGGTAAAAGAGCTTCAAGCTGCGGGCAAGGCGGATGCTGATCTGGAATGGACGCCTTATTTGGAAAGTGAAAACGGGAAATACGCATCTAAGGGGACAGGTCACTTCGGAATGTTCGTCATCATGAAGAGCGTGAAAGAGGAGAAGGTAAGAAAGCTGCTCGAATTTCTAGATTATGGCGCGTCAGATGAAGGGCATGAGCTTGCTGCCTATGGTATTGAGGGTGAGGATTTTACAAAGGACGGCGACAATTATGTACTAACGGAGTCGGCTTCTAATGATCTAAGCTTTCAATTTATGCAAAATATATTTATGAAGTATGACAAATACGGGAATTTGGGCACAGGCATCGCTGCTGAAAAGCTTAAGCATGAAAGAGGGCTAATTGATCAAGCAGCGGAAGTGAGTGTATCCAATCCTGCTTCTGGACTTATTACGGAGACGGGCTCCAAGCTTGGCAGCGATTATGATAAAAGAATTCAGGATTTGAAGACAAAAATCATTATGAGCAAGGCTGCACTTGAGGACTGGGACAAGCTGGTTGCAGAGCTTCAGACAGATCCAAACTACCAAAAAATAATTACTGAAATCAATGAGGCATATCAAGCGAGAAACAGCGCGCAATAA
- a CDS encoding PucR family transcriptional regulator, producing MELSVKEALSIYPLSEGKLVAGKLGISRMITAINLMDAPDIINWMKEGELLLTTAYAIKDSEEEFIQLLQKLNQKKSAGLGIKLGRYWREIPDVVLQEADRLHLPLIELPFAFTFSEQITALFQNEFRRGTQRLNDLLETQKKLVDFAMRADEYTPYFQTIASILDHSLAVVGRSGHLLHNTTVCTEEQLLKGWPWEDEEVLLNVGGSILSCIPLLKNGRSYGYLIVSSANLAEATEKEGIFHQAAVILSYHLEQIEDQEYAAAENRLGKTIEFILEGKALQQPLREVASGIGSPIFDGAYICIVSDLTIHSGDLDRRFKTLRDLHSRLSEHPNTTDIKSHHFFVADTLLSLFPLSEEIAKNRILARQAAQAYGDITASVVTVTGKASCFISKIKHGADELLEGYRECLEAQRISEQLDFGLPTIFFPDLEFVYLLRHIPSEIRTRFGDHILRPLLQKEEEYAAEMLRTLEAYFAHHGHINETAKDLFIHRNTVLYRMEKISELLRLDFKNTDHLLQLKLALAFRHMTAIQQSM from the coding sequence ATGGAATTGTCCGTAAAAGAAGCACTGAGTATATATCCATTATCGGAGGGCAAGCTGGTAGCCGGCAAACTGGGTATATCACGGATGATCACAGCGATCAATTTAATGGATGCTCCGGATATTATTAACTGGATGAAGGAAGGCGAGCTCCTTCTGACGACCGCCTATGCGATTAAAGATTCAGAGGAAGAATTCATTCAATTGCTGCAAAAGCTGAATCAAAAAAAATCAGCAGGGCTTGGCATTAAGCTTGGACGCTACTGGAGAGAAATTCCTGACGTTGTGCTTCAAGAGGCAGACCGACTACATCTGCCGCTCATCGAGCTGCCCTTTGCTTTCACCTTCTCTGAGCAAATTACTGCATTGTTTCAAAATGAATTTAGACGAGGCACTCAGCGATTGAATGATTTACTCGAAACACAAAAAAAACTCGTTGATTTTGCTATGCGCGCCGATGAATACACACCTTATTTTCAAACCATCGCATCGATTTTAGATCATTCGCTTGCTGTCGTCGGCAGATCTGGGCATTTGCTTCACAACACGACGGTTTGTACAGAGGAGCAGCTGCTTAAGGGATGGCCCTGGGAGGATGAGGAAGTGCTGCTGAATGTGGGCGGATCTATTCTATCGTGCATTCCGCTGCTGAAAAATGGAAGATCCTACGGATATCTTATCGTCAGCTCCGCTAATTTGGCTGAGGCTACTGAGAAGGAAGGCATCTTCCATCAGGCTGCAGTCATTCTCTCCTATCATCTTGAGCAAATAGAAGATCAGGAATATGCGGCAGCAGAAAATCGGCTTGGCAAGACAATAGAGTTCATATTAGAGGGAAAAGCATTGCAGCAACCGCTCCGCGAGGTCGCGAGCGGCATAGGCAGTCCTATTTTCGACGGAGCCTATATTTGTATTGTATCTGATTTAACGATTCATAGCGGAGATCTCGATCGGCGCTTCAAAACGCTTCGCGACCTACACAGCCGCCTGAGTGAGCATCCGAATACTACTGATATAAAATCACATCATTTTTTTGTTGCAGACACTCTGCTCTCCCTGTTCCCTTTATCAGAAGAAATAGCCAAAAACCGCATACTCGCTCGGCAAGCTGCACAAGCCTATGGCGATATAACTGCTTCCGTCGTTACAGTCACAGGCAAAGCCAGCTGCTTCATTAGTAAAATCAAGCATGGAGCAGATGAGCTGCTGGAGGGCTATCGCGAATGCTTGGAGGCGCAGCGAATCAGTGAGCAGCTCGATTTTGGATTGCCGACTATCTTTTTTCCCGACTTGGAATTCGTCTATTTGCTTCGTCATATTCCATCAGAAATTAGAACAAGGTTCGGGGACCACATCCTGCGCCCTCTTCTACAGAAGGAGGAGGAATATGCTGCTGAGATGCTAAGAACGCTAGAAGCTTATTTCGCTCATCATGGCCATATTAATGAAACTGCAAAGGATTTGTTCATTCATCGCAATACGGTGCTGTATCGCATGGAGAAGATTAGCGAGCTGCTTCGATTGGATTTCAAAAACACCGATCATCTTCTGCAATTAAAGCTTGCACTCGCCTTCCGGCATATGACAGCAATACAGCAGAGCATGTAG
- a CDS encoding phytoene/squalene synthase family protein, with protein MIMLKKTSRTFYIPISRLKDGLKDAVAAAYLCMRAIDEIEDHETLSDDLKAKLLLGIHDAFESSNVVDNSRKLLAPYQDVLPEVTMKIDEWALLCPPTAAGVVYRNTAKMSKQMAEWVHESWNIRTEDDLDRYTYSVAGMVGEMLSELWLWFDGTKTDSSKAIAFGRGLQAVNILRNQKEDMERGVNFFPDGWGPKEMIKYTRRNLKIADEYLMELKGGPALEFCKIPLTLAHATVNLIAAGGNKLTRDAVMKLVGSIN; from the coding sequence ATGATCATGTTGAAGAAAACGAGCCGTACCTTTTATATTCCTATTAGTCGCTTGAAAGATGGATTAAAAGATGCGGTAGCGGCTGCCTATTTGTGTATGCGAGCAATTGATGAAATTGAAGATCATGAAACGTTATCCGATGATTTGAAAGCGAAGCTATTGCTTGGTATTCATGATGCGTTTGAATCTTCAAATGTCGTCGATAATTCTCGGAAGCTGCTTGCACCTTATCAGGATGTACTGCCGGAAGTTACGATGAAGATTGATGAATGGGCTCTTCTTTGTCCGCCTACTGCTGCTGGAGTCGTATATCGCAATACGGCTAAGATGTCTAAGCAAATGGCAGAGTGGGTTCATGAAAGCTGGAATATTCGCACGGAAGATGATTTGGATCGATATACTTATAGTGTTGCAGGCATGGTCGGAGAAATGCTCTCTGAGCTATGGCTCTGGTTTGATGGAACAAAAACCGATTCATCGAAAGCGATTGCTTTCGGCAGAGGGCTGCAGGCAGTCAATATTTTGCGTAATCAGAAAGAGGATATGGAACGAGGCGTGAACTTTTTCCCAGACGGCTGGGGCCCGAAGGAAATGATTAAATATACGCGCCGCAATCTAAAGATCGCTGATGAGTATCTTATGGAACTAAAGGGCGGTCCAGCATTAGAATTTTGCAAAATACCATTGACGCTGGCGCATGCTACCGTTAATTTAATCGCTGCAGGCGGCAATAAGCTTACAAGAGATGCGGTTATGAAGCTTGTGGGCAGCATTAATTAA
- a CDS encoding carbohydrate ABC transporter permease: MRESSVSTIKESRLDRLFGALNVTVLLFVGAICLFPFYYVFVISFTTPEEYRQGGLLLFPETWTLVSYKYLLSTSTFLRASGVSAFLAIVGTLCSLLITSSLSYGLSRKRMRGRKQLMFLILLTTLFNPGIIPGYLVVKELGMIDSLWSLIIPVMTSGWYVLLMKGFFDSIPVGLEEAARIDGCNDMSVWFRIILPLSLPSLAAFGLFYAVSYWNTFFNAVLFINDTAKWPLQILLQNMLIDSSTSMGGAAASDTSMGSIPSETKKMAAVIISTIPILLVYPFLQKHFAKGAMVGSVKE; encoded by the coding sequence ATGCGTGAGAGCTCTGTGTCGACAATAAAAGAAAGTCGATTGGATCGACTATTTGGCGCATTAAACGTTACGGTTTTGCTGTTCGTTGGGGCGATATGTCTATTTCCTTTCTATTATGTATTCGTGATTTCATTTACGACGCCGGAGGAATACCGCCAGGGAGGACTGCTGCTGTTTCCTGAAACGTGGACACTCGTTTCCTATAAGTATCTGCTATCGACTTCAACCTTTCTAAGAGCATCTGGAGTAAGTGCCTTTCTAGCGATTGTTGGAACCTTGTGCAGCTTGCTTATTACGTCATCCCTGTCCTATGGACTCTCTCGCAAACGGATGAGAGGCAGAAAGCAGCTGATGTTTTTAATTTTATTAACAACATTATTTAATCCAGGCATTATTCCAGGCTATTTGGTCGTCAAAGAGCTGGGGATGATTGATAGTTTGTGGTCGCTTATTATTCCGGTCATGACGAGCGGTTGGTATGTTCTTCTGATGAAAGGGTTCTTCGATTCCATTCCTGTTGGGTTGGAGGAGGCGGCTCGAATCGATGGCTGTAATGATATGAGCGTATGGTTTCGCATTATTTTACCTCTTTCATTGCCATCGCTTGCAGCATTTGGCCTGTTCTATGCCGTCTCCTATTGGAACACGTTTTTTAACGCGGTGCTGTTTATTAATGATACAGCGAAGTGGCCGCTCCAAATTTTGCTGCAAAATATGCTGATTGATTCTTCTACGTCCATGGGCGGGGCAGCAGCAAGCGATACAAGTATGGGAAGCATTCCGTCAGAAACCAAAAAAATGGCGGCTGTCATCATTTCCACCATACCTATTCTTCTGGTATATCCATTCCTGCAAAAACATTTTGCAAAAGGGGCTATGGTTGGCTCTGTAAAGGAATGA
- a CDS encoding glycoside hydrolase family 2 TIM barrel-domain containing protein codes for MTRLFQTNELRKVQLLDGSWDFTAIEGNEPNLEQLTYSYKLTVPGCWEMHPDFLTYRGSGAYRKRVTVKEKTALRFVFKGVSHTAKVYFDGKLVAEHYNAYTAFHAIVNEAEPGEHELVVLVDNSFGEFSALHIPNDYYTYGGINRSVYMEEVKALFVERIAFTPVWENGGWKASVNAYIHQLSQDVLSYRLIFELDGNVLELGAGKAAGSGVSVLSGVIDFAEAQAWSPENPVLYQLKARLLVDNVEVDDLIERVGFRVLTTNDGKIQLNGQDIVFKGVNRHEDHPMVGSAIPLQLMALDIDLISDMGCNAVRTSHYPNDELFLDLCDERGILVWEENHARGLSLDQMRNPNFRWQCEQVNREMVEQHFNHPSIVIWAILNECASDTTEGREMYKEQLEQIRALDASRPLTFASHHRERELCFDLADIVSFNLYPGWYGDEDPGQLSDLARGWADTSGGLGKPMIMSEFGGDGYYGHRDASRVRGTEERQADIIEANLSAYTSRPFISGMFIWQYCDCRVTEGTDWLITRAGTQNSKGIVDRYRRPKLAYATVQRYFKD; via the coding sequence ATGACTCGATTGTTTCAGACGAATGAGCTTCGGAAGGTGCAGCTGCTGGATGGCAGTTGGGATTTTACAGCTATAGAAGGAAATGAGCCTAATCTTGAGCAGCTTACTTATTCCTATAAGCTGACAGTTCCAGGCTGCTGGGAAATGCATCCTGATTTTCTGACGTATAGAGGGAGCGGGGCTTATAGGAAGCGAGTAACGGTAAAGGAAAAAACAGCGCTTCGTTTTGTATTCAAAGGCGTGAGTCATACGGCCAAAGTCTATTTTGACGGAAAGCTCGTTGCTGAGCATTATAATGCGTATACGGCCTTTCATGCTATCGTGAATGAGGCTGAGCCTGGGGAGCATGAGCTTGTTGTGCTTGTAGACAATAGCTTTGGCGAATTCTCGGCACTGCATATTCCAAATGATTATTATACATACGGAGGAATTAATCGGTCTGTCTACATGGAGGAAGTCAAAGCTCTCTTCGTGGAACGAATTGCGTTTACGCCTGTTTGGGAGAATGGCGGATGGAAAGCTTCGGTTAATGCTTATATTCATCAATTGAGTCAAGATGTGCTGAGCTATCGTTTGATCTTTGAGCTGGATGGAAACGTTTTGGAATTAGGTGCAGGCAAAGCTGCGGGGAGTGGGGTATCTGTGCTGAGCGGCGTAATTGATTTTGCTGAGGCTCAGGCATGGTCGCCGGAGAATCCTGTTCTGTACCAGCTAAAAGCACGTCTGCTCGTAGACAATGTGGAGGTCGATGATTTAATCGAACGAGTGGGCTTTCGCGTTTTAACGACTAATGATGGAAAAATACAGCTGAACGGTCAGGACATTGTATTTAAAGGTGTAAACCGTCATGAGGATCATCCGATGGTAGGCTCCGCGATTCCGCTGCAATTAATGGCGCTGGATATAGACTTAATAAGTGATATGGGCTGTAACGCTGTTCGGACAAGCCATTATCCAAATGATGAGCTCTTCCTTGACCTATGTGATGAGAGAGGTATTCTTGTATGGGAGGAGAACCATGCGCGAGGACTTAGCCTGGATCAAATGCGCAATCCGAATTTCCGCTGGCAGTGCGAGCAGGTGAATCGTGAAATGGTTGAGCAGCATTTTAATCATCCCTCCATTGTGATATGGGCGATTTTGAACGAATGCGCTAGCGATACAACAGAGGGCAGAGAGATGTACAAGGAACAGCTTGAGCAAATCAGAGCACTTGATGCGAGTCGACCGTTGACGTTTGCTTCACACCACAGAGAGAGGGAGCTTTGCTTCGATCTAGCGGATATTGTCTCGTTTAATTTGTATCCAGGCTGGTATGGTGATGAGGATCCAGGGCAGCTCAGTGATTTGGCAAGAGGGTGGGCAGATACAAGCGGAGGTCTAGGAAAACCGATGATTATGAGCGAGTTTGGCGGTGACGGTTATTATGGACATCGGGATGCGAGCAGAGTGCGGGGAACAGAGGAGCGGCAAGCTGATATTATTGAAGCCAATCTGTCGGCTTATACGTCAAGGCCATTCATCTCTGGCATGTTTATATGGCAATATTGTGATTGCAGAGTGACGGAAGGAACGGATTGGCTTATTACGAGAGCAGGTACGCAGAACAGTAAAGGGATCGTTGATCGGTATCGGAGACCAAAGCTGGCGTATGCAACAGTACAGCGTTATTTTAAAGACTAG